One genomic segment of Streptomyces sp. RKND-216 includes these proteins:
- a CDS encoding serine/threonine-protein kinase has product MGEVFAGRYELVDPIGRGGAGAVWRAWDHRRQRYVAAKVLQQRDAHALLRFVREQALRIDHPHVLAPASWAADDDKVLFTMDLVGGGSLAHLIGDYGPLPPAYVCVLLDQLLAGLAAVHAEDVVHRDIKPANILLEPTGTGRPRLRLSDFGISMRKGEPRLTDADFIVGTPGYFAPEQMQGAEPDFTADLYAVGLVALYLLTGEKPDAFALLDDYERAGGMPPAPARVPAPLWQVVGTLLHPDPQDRFRTATGARKALAGAAEVLGGDGAAAVEVRDHLGPLPEGFGPDGPQSARQTANGRGTNTASDTGSYHIAPPRPAAPPTVAHSPTLTAGYGAPQPASGPTAPPAPPAAGPAARRPGTPVRRQGPPAKIAVPVLLVALVCLAVGVWALAAA; this is encoded by the coding sequence ATGGGGGAGGTCTTCGCGGGGCGCTACGAACTGGTCGACCCGATCGGCCGCGGCGGGGCGGGCGCGGTGTGGCGCGCCTGGGACCATCGGCGGCAGCGGTACGTGGCGGCGAAGGTGCTGCAGCAGCGGGACGCGCACGCACTGCTGCGCTTCGTCCGCGAGCAGGCGCTGCGCATCGACCACCCGCACGTGCTCGCCCCGGCGAGCTGGGCGGCGGACGACGACAAGGTGCTGTTCACCATGGACCTGGTGGGCGGCGGGTCGCTGGCCCACCTGATCGGCGACTACGGGCCGCTGCCCCCGGCCTACGTGTGCGTCCTGCTGGACCAGCTGCTGGCCGGGCTCGCCGCCGTGCACGCGGAGGACGTAGTGCACCGGGACATCAAGCCCGCCAACATCCTGCTGGAGCCCACCGGAACGGGACGGCCGCGCCTGCGGCTGTCCGACTTCGGCATCTCCATGCGCAAGGGCGAGCCGCGCCTCACCGACGCCGACTTCATCGTGGGCACGCCCGGCTACTTCGCGCCCGAGCAGATGCAGGGCGCCGAACCGGACTTCACCGCGGACCTGTACGCCGTCGGACTCGTCGCGCTCTACCTGCTGACGGGGGAGAAGCCGGACGCGTTCGCCCTGCTGGACGACTACGAGCGGGCGGGCGGCATGCCGCCCGCACCGGCGCGGGTGCCGGCACCGCTGTGGCAGGTCGTGGGGACGCTGCTGCACCCGGACCCGCAGGACCGTTTCCGTACGGCCACCGGCGCCCGGAAGGCCCTGGCGGGCGCGGCGGAAGTGCTGGGCGGCGACGGTGCGGCCGCGGTGGAGGTGCGGGACCATCTCGGCCCGCTGCCGGAGGGGTTCGGGCCGGACGGCCCTCAAAGCGCCCGGCAGACGGCCAACGGTCGCGGCACGAACACGGCCTCGGACACCGGGAGCTACCACATCGCGCCGCCCCGGCCGGCTGCGCCGCCGACGGTCGCGCACAGCCCGACGCTCACCGCGGGGTACGGCGCACCGCAACCGGCCTCCGGCCCCACGGCCCCGCCCGCACCACCCGCAGCGGGACCGGCCGCCCGGCGGCCGGGGACACCCGTACGACGGCAGGGGCCGCCCGCGAAGATCGCGGTGCCGGTGCTGCTGGTGGCCCTGGTGTGCCTGGCCGTGGGCGTCTGGGCTCTCGCCGCCGCCTGA
- a CDS encoding DLW-39 family protein has translation MKKLLLVALAAVGGLLVYRQIQADRAEQDLWTEATDSVPAGTSV, from the coding sequence GTGAAGAAGCTTCTCCTGGTCGCACTGGCCGCCGTCGGCGGGCTCCTCGTGTACCGCCAGATCCAGGCGGACCGCGCCGAGCAGGATCTGTGGACGGAGGCGACCGACTCCGTGCCTGCAGGTACGAGCGTGTGA
- a CDS encoding DUF3566 domain-containing protein, translating into MSGAQPQQAYPQQPSQAPPGPQPQVQPHHPPRAYDAPAGAEAEGDGDAPGGLRKPRTGARTVPRTRKARLRVAKLDPWSVMKVSFLLAIALGLCTVVAVAVLWMVMDAMGVFAAVGGTISEATSSDGSDGFDLQGFLSLPRVLTFTGVVALIDVVLMTALATLGAFIYNLSAGFVGGVEVTLAEDE; encoded by the coding sequence GTGAGTGGTGCCCAGCCCCAGCAGGCGTATCCTCAGCAGCCCTCGCAGGCCCCGCCGGGTCCGCAGCCGCAGGTTCAGCCGCATCACCCGCCGCGGGCGTACGACGCCCCGGCGGGGGCGGAGGCGGAGGGCGACGGAGACGCCCCCGGCGGTCTGCGCAAGCCCCGCACGGGCGCGCGTACGGTCCCGCGCACACGCAAGGCGCGGCTGCGGGTGGCCAAGCTGGACCCGTGGTCGGTGATGAAGGTCAGCTTCCTGCTGGCCATCGCCCTGGGGCTGTGCACCGTGGTCGCGGTCGCCGTGCTGTGGATGGTCATGGACGCCATGGGCGTCTTCGCGGCGGTGGGCGGCACCATAAGCGAGGCCACCTCCAGCGACGGGTCCGACGGGTTCGATCTCCAGGGCTTCCTGTCGCTGCCGCGGGTGCTGACGTTCACCGGCGTCGTGGCCCTCATCGACGTCGTCCTGATGACGGCGCTGGCCACGCTGGGCGCGTTCATCTACAACCTGTCGGCGGGCTTCGTCGGCGGCGTCGAGGTGACTCTCGCCGAGGACGAGTGA
- the gyrA gene encoding DNA gyrase subunit A — translation MADENLPPEPHNLPVESAIVDETAGARVEPVSLETEMQRSYLDYAMSVIVSRALPDVRDGLKPVHRRVLYAMYDGGYRPERGFYKCARVVGDVMGTYHPHGDTSIYDALVRLAQTWSMRMPLVDSNGNFGSPGNDPAAAMRYTECKMAPLAMEMLRDIDEETVDFQDNYDGRNQEPTVLPSRFPNLLINGSAGIAVGMATNIPPHNLREVASGARWYLENPEASNEELLEALIERIKGPDFPSGALVVGRRGIEEAYRTGRGSITMRAVVEVEEIQGRQCLVVTELPYQVNPDNLALKIADLVKDGRVGGIADVRDETSSRTGQRLVIVLKRDAVAKVVLNNLYKHTDLQTNFSANMLALVEGVPRTLSLDAFIRHWVTHQIDVIVRRTRYRLRKAEERAHILRGLLKALDAIDEVIALIRRSQTVDEARGGLMDLLRIDEIQANAILEMQLRRLAALERQKITTEHDELQAKIDEYNAILASPARQREIIGAELTAIVDKYGDDRRTQLVPFEGDMSIEDLIAEEDIVVTITRGGYVKRTKTDDYRAQKRGGKGVRGTKLREDDIVDHFFVSTTHHWLLFFTNKGRVYRAKAYELPDAGREARGQHVANLLAFQPDEQIAEILAIRDYEAVPYLVLATKSGLVKKTPLKDYDSPRSGGVIAVNLRQMDDGRDDELIGAELVSPDDDLLLVSKKAQSIRFTASDDTLRPMGRATSGVKGMSFREGDELLSMNVVRAGTFVFTATDGGYGKRTSVDDYRVQGRGGLGIKAAKIVEDRGELVGALVVEESDEILAITRSGGVIRTRVSEVRETGRDTMGVSLINLGKRDAVVGMARNAEAGREAEEVEAVVDAAVEAAEQAAATGSTASTGTAEIDASPADGPAGSPATSSDEE, via the coding sequence ATGGCCGACGAGAATCTTCCTCCCGAGCCGCACAACCTGCCTGTGGAGAGCGCGATCGTCGACGAGACCGCCGGAGCCCGTGTGGAGCCGGTGAGCCTCGAGACGGAGATGCAGCGCTCCTACCTCGACTACGCGATGAGCGTGATCGTGTCGCGTGCGCTGCCCGATGTGCGCGACGGCCTGAAGCCGGTGCACCGGCGGGTGCTGTACGCGATGTACGACGGCGGCTACCGGCCGGAGCGCGGCTTCTACAAGTGCGCCCGCGTGGTGGGCGACGTGATGGGCACCTACCACCCGCACGGTGACACCTCGATCTACGACGCCCTGGTCCGCCTGGCGCAGACCTGGTCGATGCGGATGCCGCTGGTCGACTCGAACGGCAACTTCGGTTCGCCGGGCAACGACCCGGCCGCGGCCATGCGGTACACCGAGTGCAAGATGGCGCCGCTGGCCATGGAGATGCTCCGGGACATCGACGAGGAGACCGTCGACTTCCAGGACAACTACGACGGCCGCAACCAGGAGCCGACGGTGCTGCCGTCGCGTTTCCCGAACCTGCTGATCAACGGCAGCGCGGGCATCGCGGTCGGTATGGCGACGAACATCCCGCCGCACAACCTGCGGGAGGTCGCCTCGGGTGCGCGGTGGTACCTGGAGAACCCGGAGGCGAGCAACGAGGAGCTGCTCGAAGCGCTGATCGAGCGGATCAAGGGCCCGGACTTCCCGAGCGGCGCGCTGGTGGTGGGCCGCAGGGGCATCGAGGAGGCGTACCGCACCGGGCGGGGCTCGATCACGATGCGCGCGGTGGTCGAGGTGGAGGAGATCCAGGGCCGGCAGTGCCTGGTGGTCACCGAGCTGCCGTACCAGGTGAACCCGGACAACCTGGCGCTGAAGATCGCCGACCTGGTGAAGGACGGCCGGGTGGGTGGCATCGCCGACGTCCGGGACGAGACGTCCTCCCGCACCGGGCAGCGCCTGGTCATCGTGCTGAAGCGGGACGCGGTCGCGAAGGTCGTGCTGAACAACCTGTACAAGCACACCGACCTGCAGACCAACTTCAGCGCCAACATGCTGGCGCTGGTCGAGGGCGTGCCGCGCACGCTGTCGCTGGACGCGTTCATCCGGCACTGGGTGACGCACCAGATCGACGTGATCGTGCGGCGTACCCGGTACCGGCTGCGGAAGGCCGAGGAGCGGGCGCACATCCTGCGGGGTCTGCTGAAGGCGCTGGACGCGATCGACGAGGTCATCGCGCTGATCCGCCGCAGCCAGACCGTGGACGAGGCGCGCGGCGGCCTGATGGACCTGCTGCGCATCGACGAGATCCAGGCGAACGCGATCCTGGAGATGCAGCTGCGCCGGCTGGCCGCGCTGGAGCGGCAGAAGATCACCACCGAGCACGACGAACTCCAGGCGAAGATCGACGAGTACAACGCGATCCTGGCCTCGCCGGCCCGGCAGCGCGAGATCATCGGTGCCGAACTCACCGCGATCGTCGACAAGTACGGCGACGACCGCCGTACCCAACTGGTGCCCTTCGAGGGCGACATGTCCATCGAGGACCTGATCGCCGAGGAGGACATCGTCGTCACCATCACGCGTGGCGGCTACGTCAAGCGGACGAAGACCGACGACTACCGGGCGCAGAAGCGCGGCGGCAAGGGCGTGCGCGGCACGAAGCTCCGCGAGGACGACATCGTCGACCACTTCTTCGTCTCCACCACGCACCACTGGCTGCTGTTCTTCACCAACAAGGGCCGGGTGTACCGGGCGAAGGCGTACGAGCTCCCCGACGCCGGGCGCGAAGCGCGCGGCCAGCACGTGGCGAACCTGCTCGCGTTCCAGCCGGACGAGCAGATCGCGGAAATCCTGGCGATCCGCGACTACGAGGCGGTGCCCTATCTGGTGCTGGCCACCAAGTCCGGCCTGGTGAAGAAGACTCCGCTGAAGGACTACGACTCGCCGCGCTCCGGCGGCGTCATCGCCGTCAACCTGCGGCAGATGGACGACGGCCGGGACGACGAACTGATCGGCGCCGAGCTTGTCTCCCCGGACGACGACCTGCTGTTGGTCAGCAAGAAGGCGCAGTCGATCCGCTTCACGGCGAGCGACGACACGCTGCGGCCGATGGGCCGGGCGACGTCCGGTGTGAAGGGCATGAGTTTCCGCGAGGGCGACGAACTGCTCTCGATGAACGTCGTGCGGGCCGGTACCTTCGTCTTCACCGCCACCGACGGCGGGTACGGAAAGCGCACGTCGGTGGACGACTACCGCGTCCAGGGGCGCGGCGGTCTGGGCATCAAGGCCGCGAAGATCGTGGAGGACCGCGGTGAGCTGGTCGGTGCGCTGGTGGTCGAGGAGAGTGACGAGATCCTGGCCATCACGCGCAGCGGTGGCGTGATCCGCACCCGCGTGAGCGAGGTGCGGGAGACCGGGCGTGACACCATGGGCGTCTCCCTGATCAACCTGGGCAAGCGCGACGCCGTCGTGGGCATGGCGCGCAACGCCGAGGCCGGTCGGGAGGCCGAGGAGGTCGAGGCCGTGGTCGACGCCGCCGTGGAGGCCGCTGAGCAGGCGGCGGCCACCGGTTCCACCGCTTCCACCGGGACCGCCGAGATCGACGCGTCACCGGCCGATGGTCCGGCCGGTTCCCCGGCAACGTCGAGCGACGAGGAGTAA
- the gyrB gene encoding DNA topoisomerase (ATP-hydrolyzing) subunit B, with protein sequence MLCQKGRFVADPGKENQSNTSETGAVEEIPAAGPSEGPVPPSYDASAITVLEGLDAVRKRPGMYIGSTGERGLHHLVQEVVDNSVDEALAGHADTIDVTLLADGGVRVVDNGRGIPVGIVPSEGKPAVEVVLTVLHAGGKFGGGGYAVSGGLHGVGVSVVNALSTKVAVEVRTDGYRWTQDYKLGLPTAPLQKNEATEETGTSVTFWADGDIFETTDYSFETLARRFQEMAFLNKGVTISLRDERKEHVDEEGNQNAVRYHYEGGIADFVKHLNSRKGEPVHPTIIEFEAEDAERQLSLDIAMQWNSQYSEGVYSFANVIHTHEGGTHEEGFRAAMTGLINRYARDRKLLREKDDNLTGEDIREGLTAIISIKLSEPQFEGQTKTKLGNTEAKTFVQRIVHEQLTDWLDRNPNEAADIIRKGIQAATARVAARKARDLTRRKGLLETASLPGKLSDCQSNDPAKCEIFIVEGDSAGGSAKSGRDPQYQAILPIRGKILNVEKARIDKVLQNAEVQALISAFGTGIHEDFDISRLRYHKIILMADADVDGQHINTLLLTLLFRFMRPLVEENHVFLSQPPLYKVKWGRDEHQYAYSDRERDKLIQLGREQGKRIKDDSIQRFKGLGEMNAEELRVTTMDQDHRVLRQVTLDDAAAADDLFSILMGEDVEARRSFIQRNAKDVRFLDI encoded by the coding sequence GTGCTGTGCCAGAAAGGGCGCTTCGTGGCCGATCCCGGCAAGGAGAACCAGAGCAACACGTCCGAGACCGGCGCCGTGGAGGAGATCCCGGCGGCCGGGCCCAGTGAGGGGCCCGTTCCGCCGTCGTACGACGCGAGTGCGATCACCGTCCTCGAGGGTCTGGACGCGGTCCGTAAGCGTCCGGGCATGTACATCGGGTCGACCGGTGAACGTGGTCTGCATCACCTCGTGCAGGAGGTCGTCGACAACTCGGTCGACGAGGCGCTGGCGGGTCATGCCGACACCATCGACGTGACGCTGCTCGCCGACGGCGGTGTGCGGGTCGTCGACAACGGGCGCGGCATCCCGGTCGGCATCGTGCCGTCGGAGGGGAAGCCGGCCGTGGAGGTCGTGCTCACGGTGCTGCACGCGGGCGGCAAGTTCGGGGGCGGCGGGTACGCGGTCTCCGGCGGTCTGCACGGTGTGGGCGTGTCCGTGGTGAACGCGCTGTCCACGAAGGTCGCGGTCGAGGTCCGGACGGACGGCTACCGCTGGACGCAGGACTACAAGCTGGGTCTGCCCACCGCGCCGCTGCAGAAGAACGAGGCGACGGAGGAGACCGGTACCTCGGTCACCTTCTGGGCCGACGGGGACATCTTCGAGACGACGGACTACTCGTTCGAGACGCTGGCCCGGCGTTTCCAGGAGATGGCCTTCCTCAACAAGGGTGTGACGATCTCGCTGCGCGACGAGCGCAAGGAGCACGTCGACGAGGAGGGCAACCAGAACGCCGTCCGGTACCACTACGAGGGCGGCATCGCGGATTTCGTGAAGCACCTGAACTCGCGCAAGGGTGAGCCGGTGCATCCGACGATCATCGAGTTCGAGGCGGAGGACGCGGAGCGTCAGCTGTCCCTCGACATCGCGATGCAGTGGAACAGCCAGTACAGCGAGGGTGTGTACTCCTTCGCGAACGTCATCCACACGCACGAGGGCGGTACGCACGAGGAGGGTTTCCGCGCGGCGATGACCGGTCTGATCAACCGGTACGCGCGGGACCGGAAGCTGCTGCGGGAGAAGGACGACAACCTCACGGGCGAGGACATCCGTGAGGGCCTGACGGCGATCATCTCGATCAAGCTGAGCGAGCCGCAGTTCGAGGGCCAGACGAAGACGAAGCTGGGCAACACGGAGGCGAAGACCTTCGTGCAGCGCATCGTGCACGAGCAGCTCACCGACTGGCTGGACCGGAACCCGAACGAGGCCGCGGACATCATCCGCAAGGGCATCCAGGCGGCGACGGCGCGGGTGGCGGCGCGCAAGGCGCGCGACCTGACCCGCCGCAAGGGTCTGCTGGAGACGGCGTCGCTGCCGGGCAAGCTGTCGGACTGCCAGTCCAACGACCCGGCGAAGTGCGAGATCTTCATCGTGGAGGGCGACTCCGCGGGCGGCAGCGCGAAGTCGGGCCGCGACCCGCAGTACCAGGCGATCCTCCCGATCCGCGGCAAGATCCTCAACGTGGAGAAGGCGCGCATCGACAAGGTGCTGCAGAACGCCGAGGTGCAGGCGCTGATCTCGGCCTTCGGTACCGGCATCCACGAGGACTTCGACATCAGCAGGCTCCGCTATCACAAGATCATCCTGATGGCGGACGCCGACGTCGACGGCCAGCACATCAACACGCTGCTGCTGACGCTGCTGTTCCGCTTCATGCGGCCGCTGGTCGAGGAGAACCACGTCTTCCTGTCGCAGCCGCCGCTCTACAAGGTCAAATGGGGCCGGGACGAGCACCAGTACGCGTACTCCGACCGGGAGCGCGACAAGCTGATCCAGCTCGGCCGCGAGCAGGGCAAGCGGATCAAGGACGACTCGATCCAGCGCTTCAAGGGTCTGGGCGAGATGAACGCCGAGGAGCTGCGGGTGACCACCATGGACCAGGACCACCGCGTCCTGCGCCAGGTCACGCTGGACGACGCGGCCGCGGCCGACGACCTGTTCTCGATTCTGATGGGCGAGGACGTGGAGGCGCGGCGGTCGTTCATCCAGCGCAACGCCAAGGACGTCCGCTTCCTCGACATCTGA
- a CDS encoding DciA family protein: MPKPAAAEPTGVDLARVALRAAKEQAKARGAAAQQRKQGRRGGVRSGAGRDGRDPMPLGRAVSSLITERGWEAPAAVGGVMGRWPQLVGPQVAQHCEPVRYDEEERALLVACDSTAWATQLRLLAPSLVARLNEDLGHGTVRVIKVRGPQAPAPRYGPLRAPGSRGPRDTYG, encoded by the coding sequence GTGCCGAAGCCGGCGGCTGCCGAGCCGACGGGTGTGGATCTGGCGCGGGTGGCGCTGCGTGCGGCGAAGGAGCAGGCGAAGGCCCGTGGCGCGGCGGCGCAGCAGCGGAAGCAGGGTCGCCGGGGCGGCGTGCGGTCGGGCGCGGGGCGGGACGGCCGGGACCCGATGCCGCTGGGGCGTGCGGTGAGTTCCCTGATCACCGAGCGGGGCTGGGAGGCGCCGGCGGCGGTGGGCGGGGTGATGGGCCGCTGGCCGCAGCTGGTGGGGCCGCAGGTGGCGCAGCACTGCGAGCCGGTGCGGTACGACGAGGAGGAGCGCGCGCTGCTGGTGGCGTGCGACTCGACGGCGTGGGCGACGCAGTTGCGGTTGCTGGCGCCGAGTCTGGTGGCGCGGCTGAACGAGGATCTCGGGCACGGCACCGTGCGCGTGATCAAGGTGCGGGGCCCTCAGGCGCCGGCTCCGCGGTACGGGCCGCTGCGCGCTCCGGGGAGTCGTGGGCCGCGCGACACCTACGGATAG
- the recF gene encoding DNA replication/repair protein RecF encodes MHVTHLSLADFRSYPRAEVSLDPGVTAFVGPNGQGKTNLVEAVGYLATLGSHRVSSDAPLVRIGAERAVVRAQVRQGERQQLVELELNPGRANRARINRSSQVRPRDVLGILRTVLFAPEDLALVKGDPGERRRFLDELVTARSPRMAGVRSDYERVLKQRNSLLKSAAMARRHGGRGADLSTLDVWDQHLARAGAELLARRLEVVAALQPLADKAYEQLAPGGGPVSLEYRGPSVEGRLSEGAGAREELEAGLLAALGEARKREIERGVTLAGPHRDDLLLKLGRMPAKGYASHGESWSCALALRLASYELLRGEGNEPVLVLDDVFAELDVKRRARLAELVAPGEQVLVTAAVEEDVPAVLSGARFAVAEGEVVRR; translated from the coding sequence GTGCATGTCACGCATCTGTCGCTGGCCGACTTCCGCAGCTACCCCCGGGCCGAGGTCTCTCTCGACCCGGGGGTGACGGCGTTCGTCGGCCCGAACGGCCAGGGCAAGACCAACCTGGTGGAGGCCGTCGGCTATCTGGCGACGCTGGGCAGCCACCGGGTGTCGTCGGACGCGCCGCTGGTGCGGATCGGCGCGGAGCGGGCCGTCGTCCGGGCGCAGGTGCGTCAGGGGGAGCGGCAGCAGCTCGTGGAGCTGGAGCTGAACCCGGGGAGGGCGAACCGCGCGCGGATCAATCGGTCCTCGCAGGTGCGGCCGCGGGACGTGCTGGGCATTCTGCGTACGGTGCTGTTCGCGCCGGAGGATCTGGCCCTGGTGAAGGGCGATCCGGGGGAGCGGCGCCGCTTCCTGGACGAGCTGGTCACGGCGCGGTCGCCGCGCATGGCGGGCGTGCGGTCGGACTACGAGCGGGTGCTGAAGCAGCGCAACAGCCTGTTGAAGTCGGCGGCGATGGCGCGGCGGCACGGCGGGCGGGGCGCGGACCTGTCGACGCTCGATGTGTGGGATCAGCATCTGGCCCGGGCGGGGGCCGAGCTGCTGGCGCGGCGGCTGGAGGTGGTGGCCGCGCTGCAGCCGCTGGCGGACAAGGCGTACGAGCAGCTGGCGCCCGGCGGCGGGCCGGTGTCGCTGGAGTACCGCGGCCCGTCGGTGGAGGGCAGGCTCTCGGAGGGTGCCGGTGCGCGGGAGGAGCTGGAGGCGGGGCTGCTGGCCGCGCTGGGCGAGGCGCGGAAGCGGGAGATCGAGCGCGGCGTGACTCTCGCCGGTCCGCACCGGGACGACCTGCTGCTGAAGCTGGGGCGGATGCCGGCGAAGGGCTACGCGAGCCACGGTGAGTCGTGGAGTTGCGCGCTGGCGCTGCGCCTGGCGTCGTACGAGCTGCTGCGCGGGGAGGGAAACGAGCCGGTGCTGGTACTGGACGACGTGTTCGCGGAGCTGGACGTGAAGCGCCGGGCGCGGCTGGCGGAGCTGGTGGCGCCGGGTGAGCAGGTGCTGGTGACGGCGGCCGTGGAGGAGGATGTGCCCGCGGTGCTGTCGGGCGCGCGTTTCGCGGTGGCCGAGGGGGAGGTGGTCCGGCGGTGA
- the gnd gene encoding phosphogluconate dehydrogenase (NAD(+)-dependent, decarboxylating) has translation MELGLVGLGKMGGNMRERIRRAGHTVVGYDRNADIADVHSLEELVAKLKGPRVVWVMVPAGGATQSTIDELAELLSPGDVVVDGGNSRWTDDEKHAGELAAKGIGFVDCGVSGGVWGLENGYALMYGGDADHVAKVQPVFDALKPEGDFGSVHAGKVGAGHFAKMVHNGIEYAMMQAFAEGWELLEAVDSVTDVREVFRSWQEGTVIRSWLLDLAVKALDDDEHLAALRGYAADSGEGRWTVEAAIDNAVPLPAITASLFARFSSRQDDSPQMKMIAALRNQFGGHAVESSKK, from the coding sequence ATGGAGCTCGGTCTCGTCGGTCTCGGCAAGATGGGCGGCAACATGCGTGAGCGCATCCGCCGCGCCGGCCACACCGTCGTCGGTTACGACCGCAACGCGGACATCGCGGACGTCCACAGCCTCGAGGAGCTGGTGGCCAAGCTGAAGGGCCCGCGGGTCGTGTGGGTGATGGTCCCGGCCGGAGGGGCGACCCAGTCCACCATCGACGAGCTGGCCGAGCTGCTCTCCCCCGGCGACGTCGTGGTCGACGGCGGCAACTCACGCTGGACGGACGACGAGAAGCACGCCGGGGAGCTGGCGGCGAAGGGCATCGGGTTCGTCGACTGCGGCGTCTCCGGCGGCGTCTGGGGCTTGGAGAACGGCTACGCGCTGATGTACGGCGGCGACGCCGACCACGTCGCTAAGGTGCAGCCGGTCTTCGACGCCCTGAAGCCGGAGGGGGACTTCGGTTCGGTCCACGCGGGCAAGGTGGGCGCCGGCCACTTCGCGAAGATGGTCCACAACGGCATCGAGTACGCCATGATGCAGGCCTTCGCCGAGGGCTGGGAGCTGCTGGAGGCGGTGGATTCGGTCACCGACGTGCGCGAGGTCTTCCGTTCCTGGCAGGAGGGCACGGTCATCCGCTCCTGGCTGCTGGATCTGGCGGTCAAGGCCCTTGACGACGACGAGCACCTGGCCGCCCTGCGCGGTTACGCCGCCGACTCCGGCGAGGGCCGCTGGACGGTGGAGGCCGCGATCGACAACGCGGTGCCGCTGCCGGCGATCACCGCCTCGCTCTTCGCCCGGTTCTCCTCCCGGCAGGACGACTCCCCGCAGATGAAGATGATCGCCGCGCTGCGCAACCAGTTCGGCGGTCACGCGGTGGAGAGCAGCAAGAAGTAG
- the dnaN gene encoding DNA polymerase III subunit beta, with translation MKIRVERDVLAEAVAWTAKSLPARPPVPVLAGLLLKTEDGSLSLSGFDYEVSSRVSVEAEVEEEGTVLVSGRLLADICRSLPNRPVEISTDGVRATVVCGSSRFTLHTLPVDEYPSLPEMPTATGTVPGEVFAAAVAQVAIAAGRDDTLPVLTGVRIEIEGDTVTLASTDRYRFAVREFLWKPEVPETSAVALVPAKTLLDTAKSLSGGDHVSLALSGSGSGEGLIGFEGSGRRTTTRLLEGDLPKYRTLFPTEFNSVAVIETAAFVEAVKRVALVAERNTPVRLSFEQGVLTLEAGSSDDAQAVERVDADLEGDDISIAFNPGFLLEGLSAIDSPVAQLSFTTSTKPALLSGRPAKDVEADDAYKYLIMPVRLSG, from the coding sequence GTGAAGATCCGGGTAGAGCGCGATGTACTCGCGGAGGCGGTGGCGTGGACCGCCAAGAGCCTCCCCGCCCGTCCGCCGGTGCCAGTACTCGCCGGCCTGCTCCTGAAGACCGAGGACGGCTCCCTCAGCCTTTCCGGCTTCGATTACGAGGTCTCGTCCCGCGTCTCGGTGGAGGCCGAGGTCGAGGAGGAGGGCACGGTCCTGGTCTCCGGCCGGCTGCTCGCCGACATCTGCCGCTCGCTGCCGAATCGTCCGGTCGAGATCTCCACCGACGGCGTACGGGCCACCGTGGTCTGCGGCTCGTCGCGGTTCACCCTGCACACGCTGCCGGTGGACGAATACCCCTCGCTGCCGGAGATGCCGACCGCCACCGGCACGGTGCCGGGCGAGGTCTTCGCCGCCGCCGTGGCCCAGGTCGCCATCGCGGCCGGGCGCGACGACACCCTGCCGGTGCTCACCGGTGTGCGGATCGAGATCGAGGGCGACACCGTCACCCTGGCCTCCACCGACCGCTACCGCTTCGCGGTCCGCGAGTTCCTGTGGAAGCCGGAGGTGCCGGAGACCTCCGCCGTCGCGCTGGTCCCCGCGAAGACGCTGCTGGACACCGCGAAGTCGCTCAGCGGCGGGGACCACGTGTCCCTGGCTCTCTCCGGTTCCGGTTCCGGTGAGGGCCTGATCGGCTTCGAGGGCTCCGGGCGGCGGACGACGACCCGCTTGCTGGAGGGCGACCTCCCCAAGTACCGGACGCTGTTCCCGACGGAGTTCAACTCCGTCGCGGTGATCGAGACGGCGGCGTTCGTCGAGGCGGTGAAGCGCGTCGCGCTGGTCGCCGAGCGCAACACCCCGGTGCGGCTCAGTTTCGAGCAGGGCGTCCTCACGCTGGAGGCCGGTTCGAGCGACGACGCACAGGCTGTGGAGCGGGTGGACGCCGACCTGGAGGGCGACGACATCTCGATCGCCTTCAACCCGGGCTTCCTGCTCGAGGGCCTGAGCGCCATCGACTCCCCGGTGGCCCAGCTCTCCTTCACCACCTCCACCAAGCCGGCGCTGCTCAGCGGTCGCCCGGCGAAGGACGTGGAAGCGGACGACGCGTACAAGTACCTGATCATGCCGGTGAGGCTGAGCGGCTGA